Within the Spirochaetota bacterium genome, the region CGTCAATCCGCTTCATCCTGAAAGGATCTATGATCATAAAACCGATATCATCATGCTCAAACACGCCCCTGTTTTCGTCCAGTATCCCGAGGATCATTTCGCATATGCGATCCAGAGGGTGCTGACTGAATACCTCCCGGGCGCCGCCGAGGAGCGACCGGCGCATGCAGAACCGCCATATATCGTCAAAACCATCCGACGAAACGAGGATCCTTCCGTTGGGATCATTCATCCGGTACTCCCTCACGTCGGCGATCTCCTTGCTCCTCCCCGCGAAATACATGTCGCGCGGGGTCTGGTGGCAGATGGCGCCGGTGACGCTGTCCATCACGGTCACGGCGCTGTCTCCGCCGTGCGCTATAATCAGCGAGACCCCGTCCGGGTCCTGCCGTATGGCTATGCAGCTGAATGTCGTCTTGTGCTGGAATTTCTGATCAGCATAGACCTCGGAGTTGATCATTTCCTTCCAGCCTTCAGGCGTATCCGGCACTCCTGATTTGAGCAGGCTTTCCGATAATCGATTTAAAAGATCCCGGGACGCCCAGGGGAAACGCTCCGTGGCGTCGGCAACGGCGAAGACCATATGGTCGAAATCGAAATAAAGGCAGTCGCCGTTACCATAGCCGCTTCTGATCTTCTCGGTGCCGGTGCTTATGCCGCCGCACACCGTCCCCTGCATTCTTAAAATCCTCTTTGAAGGATTTATTTCAACTTGCGGTAATTCCTCCATGAAATCAGACAACGGCCATCTCCTCGCGGCAGGCGGCGGGATGGCCGCAGCCGCAATCAATCAATAACTTTAAAATACTCGATGTCCCGGATGCTCCCCTTCGGATTCTTCGAAAAAACGGGCTCGACCCGGGCGCCGACCTTGATTTTCTTCTCATCCTCGACGCTGATGTAATGCTGGAACAGGGTATCCGCGCCGTCAAACTTAATAAATCCGTACCCGTACGGTACCGGCTTCTGATGGCCCGTTTCCGGGTCGATGAAGGCGAAGCGAAGAATGGTGAAAGTGCCGATAACGCCCTTCGGTCCCACTTCGACCCAGTCCTTCATCTCGACGAAGCACTCGCCGCATACGCCGCGAGGCGGAATGTACACCTTACCGCACTTGGGGCACTTGAGGCCCATGAAGCGCTTGTTGTCCCGTATCTCGGTGAAAAACTTGCTCCCATGCATGCCCACCGAATATTTGAAGGGCTGCACCGCGTCGCCTGATTCAATGATAATATGTTCTTTCTCAGCCATAAATTTCCTCCTCTGTATCCCCTCCCCCTTGATGGGGGAGGCCGGGTGGGGGTGTCTCATGATAACCACCCTCCCCTATCCCCTCCCATCAAGGGAGGGGGACTAGGCATCCGTCACTTCGGCTTTTTCTTGCCGTGCAGGATCATATCGGTCCACCAGCAGCCGCCGAAGCCGCTGCTGAAGGCAAAATTGACATCCGGCACCTGCCGGCCCTCGGCCTTGCCCATCACCT harbors:
- a CDS encoding Zn-ribbon domain-containing OB-fold protein translates to MESGDAVQPFKYSVGMHGSKFFTEIRDNKRFMGLKCPKCGKVYIPPRGVCGECFVEMKDWVEVGPKGVIGTFTILRFAFIDPETGHQKPVPYGYGFIKFDGADTLFQHYISVEDEKKIKVGARVEPVFSKNPKGSIRDIEYFKVID